A stretch of DNA from Lotus japonicus ecotype B-129 chromosome 4, LjGifu_v1.2:
CGTGgggaatttgaatttaaaagttGTAGATAGATCATTGCCCCATGCTCGAGCTCCAATTGCTAGTGAGAATCAGTTTGCTCGTGTTAAGAGAAGAGACAAGGAAATTATTCAACATAAACATGTTGATTCTGAAAAAGTCGGGAATTCTCTTAATATATCTCAATCTTCTAAACAAGTTAATTCCCAGCTCAATATGGTTGGAAGCAACAGACGGAAGGCATGTGATGAGAGAAATATATTACAAGTTGCTTTGCAGGTTGGCACCTTTATTTTAAGggtttttataatttttatcctTGATGGCTAATTTCATATGTGTGAATGTTCTTTGTCCATAACACAATTCTTCGGTGGTTTATTGCAGGTTTTGTCTCAGCCAAAATCAGAAGTTAGCTTACCAGATGGGTTGTTGGCAGTTCCTCTGTTAAGACATCAGGTAATTTTTCTTGTCCAATCTTTTAATGTATGAGATCGGGTATCTTCTTCAAAAACACTGTGGTGTGCATGTCTTTTGTGTAGCATTTTTCAAGCTAAAGTTGATCAGGGTCTTGATGTCTTCGCCTTGAGTTTGGCATTCAACTTTCATGATTTATCTAATAATTGAATGTATCATATCATTAATTATGCTATGGCATACTGTTGTTACTGACTTCTGTGAACTTGTTATCTTCAAAGATGTGGAAGGTGTCATTATGTTCAATCTAGTTGCCACCTATTTTGATTGAATTCCTTGACAGATTGTTCATTGATTTTCTCCTCTTACAATAGAACAAATCCAATTTCCCATGGGTATAAACTGTTCaggaaagaaaattaaaaactgcATGTCTTGTTTGGAAATTATGCCTAGTTGGATAATTGGACCAGAACTCTGGTGTACTGGCTTGCTAAGTCTAATTCTGACTCCTGAGTCCTGACTTGGGCCTTTGTATCCCATTTTTCCTGAGATATTTTCATAACTTGCTACCTCTGTATATTTGGGGCATGTCCAATATTGCAACTAATGCTAGCTGTCCTGGACAGAGAATTGCTTTATCATGGATGGTTCAGAAGGAAACATCATGTTCATATTGCTCAGGAGGAATTCTTGCAGATGATCAGGTCAGCTTCTTGCAGTTTTAATATGGGATGATAACTAATTTACGAGGATGTTATTTCCTCATGCCCTATTGATTCCAATTCTTCTCTCTTGTAGGGACTTGGAAAAACGGTGACAACTATTGCATTAATATTAAAGCAAAGACCTCCAGCACTTACTGTGTGCCCTAATGTCCAAAAAGGTGAATTAGAAGCTTCCAATCTGAGCATGAATTTGTTGGAACAAGAAAAGGGAGGGCCATCTGCTGGGACCCTTATTGTTTGTCCCACTTCTGTCCTGCGCCAATGGGCCGAGGAGTTGCAAAATAAAGTAACCAGCCAAGCAAATCTCTCAGTGCTAGTGTACCATGGACGTAATCGAACAAAAGATCCTTATGAGGTGGCTAAGTATGATGTTGTCCTGACAACTTATGCCATTGTCAGCTTGGAGGTCCCTAAGCAGCCTATAGTTAACAAAGATGGTGAAGAAAAAGGAATTTTTGAAGATTATGCTCTACCAAGTAGGAAAAGGAAATACCCTTCTAATTCAGATATGAGTGGCAAGAAGGAATTGGATAGCACAATGCTTGAGGCTGTTTCCCAGCCTCTTGCAAAGGTGGCATGGTTTAGGGTTGTTCTGGATGAGGCCCAGAGTATAAAGAATCGCAAAACTCAATTTGCAAGTGCATGTTCGGATCTTCATGCTAAGCGTAGATGGTGTTTATCAGGAACTCCCATCCAGAATTCAATTGATGATCTCTATAGTTACTTCAAATTTCTAAGATATTCTCCTTATGATGTCTATCCATCATTTTGTGCTACAATTAAGATCCCAATTAGCAGAAGTCCAACAACAGGGTATAGAAAGCTACAAGCTGTCTTGAATACAATTATGTTACGTCGGACTAAAGGTtagatttgaaatttgaacgtAAGAATCTGACATCATCAAATACTGGGCTATAATTATTAGTTAGTTCCTTAGTTTTCCCTCCTAGTCCTAGAGTATATAATCCATTTCACCTTCCAGTATGTTTATCTCTTCAATTTGGTGTTTCCatgttttaataattttatagaaTTTTAGGAATAGTGTTTCACCATGCATTTCCTTTAGAAGTTTCCTTTCCTTGTATTGTTAGTGATCGCATTTGTGTTAGCTTATTCAACTAAACAATCATCAGTTGCATTAGTTTGAAATTTCCTTGTAACTATGTGATGGTGATAATTTTCTGTAGGCACACTTCTGGATGGGGAACCTATTATTTCCTTGCCGCCTAAATTTGTAAAGCTGGAAAAAGTTGATTTTTCAAGGGAGGAAcatggtttttatttaaaactaGAGGCTGATTCACGTGCACAGTTTAAGGTATTGACTTTAGAAAGGAATCTTATGGGATTCAGATAATCTTTATATTGTTTTTAATGTGGTTGTTCTCTTTATCTCAACTCAAATCAAGTGGGAACGTTTAATGATAATATTGCTCATTCAAGTCTTGTTCAACTCCAATCTTGACATGGGTGTGAATGTGTGATGTGATGACTTGTCAGAAATATGCTGATGCTGGAACTGTCCTGCAAAATTATAGCAACATTTTGCAGATGCTTCTGCACCTTAGACAAGCTTGTGATCACCCTCTGCTTGTCAAGCCATACAATTCTAGTTCTCTATGGAGATCTTCAGTTGAGATGGCAGAGAATCTTCCCCAGGAAAAACAAATATCTCTTTCGAAATGTTTAGAGGCTTCCTTGGCTCTCTGCGTCATTTGTAATGTATGTATAACATCCTTCACTATTTATAAATATGGATTCATGTAGCTGCATTTGTGTTCATTATTACTAATTTGTTTTCTTGGGCATCTCAAGATCTTGCGGTGTTCTTTTTGGATAGGGGTTAGAGTATTTGAAAAAAGTATACTTGAGTGTAAAGTGAAATCAACTTcgattatattatataattgcTAGATCATGCTCATTTTCCACATTTATTAGCAAAGTATATTTGTCCTCCCTGACTCCTTATTCTTCATTTTATATCGCTTTTTTCTGAACAGGATCCTCCTGAAGATGCTGTTGTTTCAGTTTGCGGTCATGTTTTCTGTAACCAGTGCATCTATGACCGTCTTAGCGGCAATGACAAGCAGTGCCCTGCTACAAATTGCAAAGGTCGACTGAACACAGCTTCAGTGTTTTCTAACGCCACACTGAGCAATTGTTTTTCCAACCAGGATTGTGATAATTCACCTTGTTGCTCTGGTTGTGAAGTGGAAGAATCTGAACCATGGTCTCGAAGCCAATCATATGAATCTTCAAAAATGAAGGCTGCGCTGAAAGTTTTGAAATCAAGTAAGCCACAACACCATACATCAGAAGGTTTTTCTGCGTATAACAGTTCCATGGAAAATAATGTCTGTCCTAAGAACTTCTCTACTGCTAACAATGCGAAATTCTTGATAGATTCTCCGGAGTGTCAAATTTTGTATGGGAATAGAAGTGTTGAATGATAAGAAACCGAGAGACAATAGTAGACCAAATCCATGTAGGCATTATATAATAGGCACCATTAAGATTCAATAAATACAAAGTATCCTAGAAATAATATATTTCCCTATTTACTTGATTACTTCCCTATTTACACGATTAGGTTACCAATAACCATAAATAAAACATATCCTACTTATTCACAAGATATCTAACAAGAAGCTTTACTGATTTAGGTACTGTTGAAGGGGAGAAAGCGATAGTCTTCACTCAGTGGACGAGTATGCTGGATTTACTAGGAGTGTCTCTTAAGAATTCTTCCATTCAGTATAGAAGGCTTGATGGAAATATGTCAGTTGCTGCAAGAGACAAGGCCATTAAAGATTTTAACGTCCTTCCTGAGGTTTGTAAAGTCGTAGATCCCTCTATATCGTGATGGAATTTCTAGATTTGTTAGCCATGATATTGCAAAGGATATACATTGATTACTAACCATTGTTTTACATGTCTTGTAGGTTTCAGTTATGATTATGTGTTTGAAGGCTGCCAGTCTTGGCCTAAACTTGATTGTAGCCTCTCATGTTCTTATGCTAGATTTATGGTGGAATCCTACAACTGAAGATCAAGCAATAGATAGAGCACATCGAATTGGGCAGACTCGTCCTGTCACTGTTGTGCGATTAACTGTGAGAGATACAGTTGAAGATCGTATTCTTGCACTGCAGGTAATTTTTTGTGCCATTAAAAGTTTGTTTTTATTACTTTATATTGTTTTCAATGAGATATGATTTATATGGTTCTAGTTAACACTGAAGGGGCAGGATGCTGTCTAAAACAAATCTATTACTTAAATGTTTGATAGTGTGCCTATGGTTGATTTATtggattgaatttttttattttgtggaCAGTTACTAATAGAAATAAATGTTTATGGAATGAAATTATAATGCTTTTGAAGTCGAACAATCAATGACATCTATAATTTTATATGGAAATGCCTTGATAACAATCAGTTCACACACAATGACTTTTCTGAGTTGAAATTCTTGAAATATATTCTTTCTACTTATAAATGGGGTTTTTGAGCTGAATAATGTGTGTGATTTTATGCTTAACAACTTTGTTAGACAATGCCACTCTATTTGGGTTAACAAACACCTATACTAACAAGATTTTTAGGTTGTAAATTTCATTGGATGATTTTAGAAGTTAATTAAAAGGTAAATTGTAGTTTTGGCTCATGCAAGAAAATCTATTTTATGTACTTGCAGGAAAAGAAACGAAAGGTGGTTGCACATGCATTTGGGGAGAATGATACTGGTGGTCGTCAGAGTCAACTTACTGTGGATGAATTGAAATGTTTGTTCAAGATATGATTTGAGGTATACTTAGTTAaatgtaaaattttaaaaatgatttaatTTATAACTGACAATGTAAAGAGTTTTACACATGCATCTAATCACATTTctcaattttcattttaaatattttaaatttaaatttaattatgacatgATAAATGACTTACACATGCATCCAATCACATTGTGTAGAtttttttacactgtcaatGCATACATAGTAATTAAATTTGTTGAACTTCTTGGATTGGTTCATTTGGGGCTGGTGAACATTGTAGATAAACCTTTAAGGCGGCTGCAAAAGAAACAAGACATTTTATTCTATTGACGCTTGATAGGAAGAttaatctaatatttttacagATAGGTTAAAGATGTTTCATTTCTTGACCTAAAAAATTTAGTTTAATCTCCGACATTTCTATTTGATATAGAGAGCAGTAGAACAGAATATAGCAGCAAAGAAGATTTTATGTATCTGGGACATTCTTAAGCAATTTTGGAGGTTGTTTTCTCTGGAGATTGAAGAAGATGGAGTCCTAGTGCGCTTTGAAGCTTTGAAGACTTTTTCATCTTGAATTTGTCTTTGGATTATGGAAGCCATGCTAGGCTAAAACTCTTAAGTATTTGGGGTTGATTGATTTATCTTACTTTATGTTTTGAATTTCCTTTGTACTCATGGAGTAGTAGTTATATCTATGAATTTCTCATCCTTCATAATTGAACCCAAACGACATATTATTTTGCTATTTTGTATATGATTAGGAGATCAATAGGAAATATGGAACTGGTGAGAAGAAATTGATTGGGAACTGGTGAGAAGAAATCGATTGGAAACGCCTACGCCTTAGACATGAGggtaacttttaattgtgttgCCTAGTAACTAAGAACAATAATTATCTAATTAAATTCGTCTAGGAACTATGACATTAGTATTACCAGTTTAATTGGAAGCTCTGCGTAATTAAGAAATTATCACGTAGAAACCTAGGGAAGCACTATAGATAGAATAGTTAATTCTTGAGCCCTTTTGTCCTTTATGAATATAAATTAGATTGACGACATCGTACCTATGTACCATTCTTTGTAACTGTTGATATTTATCATAACTGTGTTTTGGGAATTATAATTTAAGCAATTATTTGGCTCACGACATTTATTTGGTACGCAAACCCTTGTTACCTAGTCTTCTTAGTGATTTATTTGGTGGAATTAATTAGGAAACCACAATCTTTGAGTTCGATCTTTTATTACTTCATacgattctttttttttgaaagaagaaGATAATATATTGAAGCGAAAAACTTGGGAACAAGACTCCcccaagtgagaaaaaaaaaaccaagagaagttaaataaaaacattGAGCATCACACTAAGAGGAAGAAGTGCCCAGGATGAAAAAGGAGATATCAGCAACCTAACAATACTTGTCCAATAGGCTCCAAAGACTCATGAGTCACAAAGCAGAGAGTCCCGTTCAGCTACTTGACAATCCAATAAACCTTCTCCTGACACAGGTCCTTAGTCCTTACGAAGGGGGATCCTTTTCAACACAAAAGCATGTAGGCAAAATAACAATGATGTAAAACTACAAAAGCAAGCATGCAACCAAAAGGCCAAAACTTCATCAGTGACCAAGAAACAGAACCTGTTGGGAGCAACTAGGAAAACGCAGCATGTGCCTCGCGCTACGACAATACAAGGTGAGCCACCAAAACAAAATCCAGAGATGGATCAGCACCCCACTAAGAGGGAATTGACAATtgatccagaggttgtgggGGATTGAGAACAGTACAGATTGGGATCGCCCTCTCACAACCATTCTTTGCCAAAATATATGTCATGATGCATGACCGACTTATTTTTGAGAGAGAAAACACCATAGAGAATGATTGTTGTAGTGGTAAGTAATCTGCCCATGGGTCTTTCCAGAAGCGAATTGATTCTCCCACTCCCACTCTACATATACACTGGTCTCTAAAGCCAACAACCAACAAAGATTTTTCCTTGAGATTCCTTATAATGTCTTGCATAATTTTCGAATACCTCCCCATACAACCCATCAAAAATTGAAAGACCAAGCGTCTTTCATTCCACCGTATTTTGCACACATGATCCTCCTCCATAGAGCATGTTTCTCGGTGCCAAACTTCCATGCCCACTGAATAAGAAGTGCTTCATTCTTTCTTCTCAAAGACCCTAACCCAAGACCGCCCGATTCCACACTATTGCATACTTGGTCCCAAGAAATCCATGAAATCATTCGCCCACCATCATACCTCCCCCATATATAGGAGCTCATTAGTTTTTTAATATCTTCTACCACCCCAATAGGGACCTTAAAAACATACATGTAGTAAATTGGGATAGGAGAGATGACGGTTTTTAAGAGAATAAGTCTACTACTTATTGATAAAAGAATTGGGCTTCAATGCCTCAGCTTGGCTCTTACCTTTTCAATTAGAGGTATCTAGGAGAGGGTATTCACACATAGGTTAAAGAGAAGATGAGACAATGGGTCTCCTTGCTTGGGACCTTTTCAATCTCAAAAAACTTATGTAGGAGACCCATTAACCAACACAACTTATGTCCAAACCCCAATTCGCTCAAGGTAGTTAAAAGAAGGGACCAGTGTAAATTATCATAAGCCTTGGCGAACTCAAGTTTCAAAAGAAGGCCACCCTCATCCCTCTTCTTCAACGAATCAACCACCTCATTTGTTATCAGAATCGCATCCGCAATCCGTTGCCCTTTTGTGAAGGCAAACTGATTCTGTAACAACAAGCACGACATAATCTTCTGCAATCTCCCAGCTATAACTTCGGCTAACAATTTGTATACACTTCCTATTAGAGAAATAGAACGATAATCGGAAAGGGAGTTGGGATTTCCAACCTTTGGGATCAGAGTTATGAAGGCAACATTAAGGTCCCTAACAAGTTTTCCATTTGAGTGAAAATCCTTGAAAACCTTCAGGACATCCTCTTTTATGATATGCCAAAACTGCTTGAAGAAATTAATATTGAAGTCGTCGGGCCTAGGTGAACTATTTCCATATCTTAATTGTATCCCAAATTTCCTCCAAAGAGAACTCTCCTTCCAGCAACTCCATGTCTTCTACCCTAACTTTCACAAGACCACCATTTGTGTCTCTGTTTTCCCACTCTCCTCTAGTGGTAGTGACAACACTTTCCTACTCCTTGTCACTCCTTGTATTTTATTGCAATCATCAAACATACGCCCCCTTATTCTTCGTATCATTTTATAGTAAGATAGAAATAGGCATCCATTTCCTTACTCCTTGAGTAAGTATTCCTCAAAACCTGCTTAGGTCAGAGCTTTTGCAAGATCAGGTAGTCGGGTTTTCCAAACAGGAAATCTTCACTCCGTCTGATAATGGTCATATACTCTTTCTTTTGAATAGGGTTCATTGCGTACTTCTTCTCCTTAATTCTTATTATCAATCTAACTATCCTAAATGCGAATTCCTAACAAGTTATGGGTAggcttattttcataaactaGTATTAGTAACTCATTATGCAGCGAGATCATTTTCCTCTTCCCTTCTACCCCAAATGCATAAGTGTCATTGTCTTATGAAAATTTTGCTACCAAGCCATAAGGCTATCATTCCTAAGTACCACTATATCCTATAGTGTACTTCTAACCCTTTATAACAAGGCAGCATTACGGTTATGTACAATCACTTCAGCAACAATAATAGCAATCACAAGCATCTCAACTTCACATAATCAATCAATCCTCGATCATAATTCAAGCATGTATTCAATAACATATAAGCAATAATAATATGCTTTCTATCATTGTAACGATCAACTTATGTGGTATGTAATAAGAAAAGGTCTTGTCCAACCCTCTTACCTCGAATatttagggcctgtttggtttaCCCATTtcctgttttcattttcaaagaaaatgagaaattagaTAGAAAATGCGTTTACTTAACTTttatgaaaatgtttttaaagaaaatgtttccaaaataggtggaaatctgaaaataaaaaaaaactcgtTTTCTACGTTTTCTGTTGAAAGTCTCAGGAAATGGAAATGAAAAAGACGCGGTGGCATTTTTGTGAATAGGTGAAAGTTTGTTTTAAATCCGTTCTTTTTTATTCACTTGACTTTCTTGTAGTGAGTTCGACTCCGATTGTCCATAAAAAAAGTGgaaatttttcattttactcTGGTGAAGCACACACCGAATTTCAGGAATAAAAAATTCCATGAACCAGCACCGTCAATCCGTCACTTCCTGAAAGGAAGATTCTTTTTTCATGAAAATGCTTTTGCTCTTGTAGAATGTATAAAGCAAGGGAGTtttgaccaaaaataaaaaagctagGGAGTGAATGGACTCTTCACGGATTTTTTGTGGGTAGGTAGTCTTGCACAGATTAAAATAATGGGAATTAAACACtatatttattgaaaaatatCAACCTTTAAtaaacatttttatttaatttataaagtGTTCCATAATAAATAtggagattaatttctatgcatcggcggtgtaaataagttttacaccatcattcaatcgcatccctccattttgttagctcacaattaattttaaatttaataatatctaaaatagaaaatggaaggttgtgattgaatgatgatgtataactttttacaccgtcggtgtataaaaattaatctcataaaTATGAATGTATTCTTAGtaataaatttcatttttaaatttttacaaaATATAGTTCATACCTGTTTTATTGAAAATGGTTAATGCAAAcacattttcaatatttttacttttcaaaaatagaaaataacaaGTCTAACCAAACATGTTTTCttaattttagaaatttaaaaatgaaaactgttttcagaaaatgaaactagaaaatgaaaatagaaaacattttctcaaaccaaacaggcccttaaCTTTTTCTCGGCATGGAAGTTCGAGTCCTCTTCCTCTGCATTATTGATCGTACTAATGTCACAACGAGTCTAAAGAGCATATTATTATGGCACTTTTTAAATATATCTCATTTTAAGTTCAATTATTTCGTTTCTATCTCATTACTCATATATTCCCTCTGTCccatttataagtcacatttttagagttttttctatcccaaaatataagtcactttataaGACCAATGCATCATTTAATACCCTTTTCCAAAATTACCcccatatttaatatgaaagagatggtGTGACTTCGAAGAAAATTAATTTCGAGAGAGGAATTTATGGGGCAATCTAGGAAAGTTGATAAAACTTTTTACCAATTTATTGCTAgcaactacttttcttaatcctagagaattagataaaagtgacttataaatgGGGACCGAGGGAGTATTTCACTTTGGGTTTTCTTTCAAATTCTACCCAAGgtttttccttctctctccCTCCCCCTATATATATGTATCCAACTCTAACCTTCCCTAAGTCACCCTTGAAACCTCAGTAAGCTACACACTTCCTCCTAGGGTTATCACTTTCTTTCTCCTATGGTTTAtaagttcaagctcaagctcaCAAACTCAAAGTTCCACTATAATATACTAGGTTCCAGAGAGCTTGGCCATGAAATTCTTCCACGAACCTTCCTTCTTCAAGCTTCCCAAGAAGGTGAGATAATTAATTTCTCTCCTCAGGATCTCTCTTAATCTTCTAGGTTACCTATCACGTTCAACAGGGTTCCAGGGTTCCTATCATGGTCTCGTGGTGCTCAAAAGCTCGACCAGAGCTCCAACTCAAGAAAAATTCAagtaatatagctcaaacttgtCTCTCTTGATTCCTATGGTTCCAAGGCATAAAACTATCCTAATGCTTCCTAAATTCATCTTAATAAGCTTAAGGATGAATTTAGAATCGAAAAACACGAAGAAAAACAAGTTGTGGGTTCATACAATCGATggttcgccggagaagacgaggTTGACGGCGGCGCTCGCGGTGGTTGGCTCGCCAGAGCACCTCTAGGTACTGGGCCTTGTTCCccttgttgagaggaagaaaatGGTGGTGATGGGTGACGCTAGAGTGATCAGAGATGGCCAAAAAGTGGAGTTTCAGGTCGCTTGATTATGGGCAGCTTCGCTGGAATCGTTAAATCTTCATCGGTTTCCCTATTTTCTTGCCTAGATCTTCACCAAACCAACCCATATCGAGTCCTCTACCTCCTAGGGACTCAATGGAGGAATAATTACTCATAAAATCTCAAATAAAAGGAAGAATCAAAGAGAGgaaatggtgatgatgatgactcAGTTTTGAGAGAGTTGAGGGCTCTTCTCTCTGCCTCACTTGCTTATGAACTTCAAGCTCTGTTTCTGGGTGTCTAAGGGCTTCAAAGGATGCCATTTTATAGCCTATAAGATgattatttttcaaaatcaagCTTTGCACTTAAGCTTGTTGCACTACCAATGGAGTTTCATGCTAGAGGTTTAGCTCAAGCTTTAAGGCTGATGTGATTGTGAATCACGAGCTGGTCTGCTGTAGAGGTGGTCTGAGTGAGTTTAAGGTTGGTTAGGGTTAGTAACTATTGATGAATAATGACCTAATCAATCAGGCATAATGACAAGTTACCCCGGTTGGTCGTACGTTCAAATCGACTTTAATTATGTCTTAAGAACAGAACGAACATGTCATTGTGCCCTATTAATCAAGCATAGTGCTGAGTTATGAGAGTGTATTTCCCTTCTCAATGCTCAGTATCATGTGATATAAGTCATTAGAGTCTAAGTGTTTCGACTCAGCTCAAGTTTTGATCACTTTGAGATAATACTCCTCATTATCAAGAGAGTTGATCAGA
This window harbors:
- the LOC130712183 gene encoding helicase-like transcription factor CHR28; amino-acid sequence: MAGEDVDFAKLFATNNSDDDGMSNIDFQSGLNFLNMDDHYDALKESILFSFYFHVDWWECVLTPISIPKGAFAFFLVNGPDPENCASKNAPPNESGILDTSQIHQVPQVLEEPHFSGLDLVNSGTRWSPFCLDVSDSWAGGSDSLFDSAVKSLRDDRKHENLGPQSLACSSPGDFFGDAFSFGEDDEICPKERTGVSSREIPANGVESSPLEAHSYGDNLNFGTWRGENESQLKHVGENAESENASLSSIIRNGELNFEGCVKNIIGGNSGNQENGSYTNFENSVMDADRSFPVASSANSTVGQDSRVPDNFIDCQLSSNCYLGTYGRPVVSDSSIRILPSQPWTNEEMMSNMKAENGKFNADMASTHMSRGMHSSTTGDISYQDGQIVLADSGYPSFSSGNVIFNGEISMPLSTYMSSRDQSFYVKAERKQQITPYQNNFHNGAAELNVGQEVKQLTSVFPSMGYQSNECFKNEDTYAVQTSAVSNNYQHIIDGTNSNFEGSVGNLNLKVVDRSLPHARAPIASENQFARVKRRDKEIIQHKHVDSEKVGNSLNISQSSKQVNSQLNMVGSNRRKACDERNILQVALQVLSQPKSEVSLPDGLLAVPLLRHQRIALSWMVQKETSCSYCSGGILADDQGLGKTVTTIALILKQRPPALTVCPNVQKGELEASNLSMNLLEQEKGGPSAGTLIVCPTSVLRQWAEELQNKVTSQANLSVLVYHGRNRTKDPYEVAKYDVVLTTYAIVSLEVPKQPIVNKDGEEKGIFEDYALPSRKRKYPSNSDMSGKKELDSTMLEAVSQPLAKVAWFRVVLDEAQSIKNRKTQFASACSDLHAKRRWCLSGTPIQNSIDDLYSYFKFLRYSPYDVYPSFCATIKIPISRSPTTGYRKLQAVLNTIMLRRTKGTLLDGEPIISLPPKFVKLEKVDFSREEHGFYLKLEADSRAQFKKYADAGTVLQNYSNILQMLLHLRQACDHPLLVKPYNSSSLWRSSVEMAENLPQEKQISLSKCLEASLALCVICNDPPEDAVVSVCGHVFCNQCIYDRLSGNDKQCPATNCKGRLNTASVFSNATLSNCFSNQDCDNSPCCSGCEVEESEPWSRSQSYESSKMKAALKVLKSSTVEGEKAIVFTQWTSMLDLLGVSLKNSSIQYRRLDGNMSVAARDKAIKDFNVLPEVSVMIMCLKAASLGLNLIVASHVLMLDLWWNPTTEDQAIDRAHRIGQTRPVTVVRLTVRDTVEDRILALQEKKRKVVAHAFGENDTGGRQSQLTVDELKCLFKI